In Aeromicrobium marinum DSM 15272, one genomic interval encodes:
- a CDS encoding DUF1330 domain-containing protein yields the protein MAVDPTGHDLKRYLTEDPGGEVVMLNLLRFRPEGRASYASYSREIQPFLAKVGGSVVYAGECGTSLVPADGSGWDAVLLVRYPSRAAFSQMVADPDYQGITHLRTEALEEAVLQATSPWG from the coding sequence GTGGCAGTCGACCCGACCGGACACGACCTGAAGCGCTACCTGACCGAGGATCCGGGAGGCGAGGTCGTGATGCTCAACCTGCTCCGGTTCCGGCCCGAGGGGCGGGCGTCCTACGCCTCGTACTCGCGGGAGATCCAGCCGTTCCTCGCGAAGGTCGGTGGCTCCGTGGTCTACGCGGGGGAGTGCGGCACCTCCTTGGTGCCGGCCGACGGCAGCGGGTGGGACGCCGTGCTGCTCGTGCGGTACCCGTCGCGCGCGGCGTTCTCGCAGATGGTCGCCGACCCCGACTACCAGGGCATCACGCACCTGCGCACCGAGGCGCTCGAGGAAGCCGTGCTGCAGGCCACCTCGCCCTGGGGCTGA
- a CDS encoding oxidoreductase encodes MTQLDTPLTLPSGLELPHRIVKAAMTENLSDADNQPTTRHETLYRRWAQGAAGGLLVTGNLMVDRRFLERSRNIVADAHLDVERLRRVRDAASSCAVIAQLNHPGRQTNRFLASTPVAPSASAAVPMMGMFARPRALEAVEIERIVAGFGTAAALCEQAGLDGVQVHAAHGYLLAQFLSPHVNQRTDAWGGDVAGRARALVEAVRAARASTGSGFTVGVKLNSSDFRHGGFTEDDAEEVIRMLVAEGVDLIEISGGTYESPALFGEVEELGSGSNAKEAYFAAFARRARSAAAGVPIMLTGGIRTRSVMEALLDDGGVDLIGLGRPLAIDPDLTAKLLAGAAGTTLPRYTLPTAIGFAGESEWYESQIGRMGAGQEVKPSLNAAVAATRFVTGELGRGLSARRRRDRLVRSLGA; translated from the coding sequence CGACCCGGCACGAGACGCTCTACCGGCGGTGGGCCCAGGGCGCGGCCGGCGGCCTGCTCGTCACCGGCAACCTGATGGTCGACCGACGCTTCCTGGAGCGCAGCCGCAACATCGTGGCCGACGCGCACCTGGACGTCGAGCGGCTGCGTCGGGTGCGTGACGCGGCCAGCAGCTGCGCCGTCATCGCGCAGCTGAACCATCCGGGCCGCCAGACCAACCGGTTCCTCGCCTCCACCCCGGTGGCCCCGAGCGCCAGCGCCGCGGTGCCGATGATGGGCATGTTCGCGCGCCCGCGCGCCCTCGAGGCCGTCGAGATCGAGCGGATCGTCGCGGGCTTCGGCACGGCGGCGGCCCTCTGCGAGCAGGCAGGCCTCGACGGGGTGCAGGTGCACGCGGCCCACGGCTACCTGCTGGCGCAGTTCCTGTCGCCGCACGTCAACCAGCGCACCGACGCGTGGGGCGGCGACGTGGCCGGCCGCGCCCGGGCGCTGGTCGAGGCGGTGCGAGCCGCCCGGGCCAGCACCGGGTCCGGGTTCACCGTGGGCGTCAAGCTGAACTCCTCGGACTTCCGTCACGGCGGGTTCACCGAGGACGACGCCGAGGAGGTCATCCGGATGCTGGTCGCCGAGGGGGTCGACCTGATCGAGATCTCCGGCGGCACCTACGAGAGCCCGGCGTTGTTCGGTGAGGTGGAGGAGCTGGGGTCCGGGTCCAACGCCAAGGAGGCCTACTTCGCAGCCTTCGCGCGGCGTGCGCGCAGCGCCGCCGCCGGGGTCCCCATCATGCTGACCGGCGGCATCCGCACCCGGTCGGTCATGGAGGCGCTGCTCGACGACGGTGGGGTCGACCTGATCGGCCTCGGTCGCCCGCTGGCGATCGACCCCGACCTCACGGCGAAGCTGCTCGCGGGTGCCGCGGGCACGACCCTGCCCCGCTACACCCTGCCCACCGCGATCGGCTTCGCCGGTGAGTCGGAGTGGTACGAGTCCCAGATCGGCCGGATGGGGGCCGGCCAGGAGGTCAAACCCAGCCTCAACGCCGCCGTCGCCGCCACCCGCTTCGTCACCGGTGAGCTCGGCCGCGGGCTCAGTGCCCGGCGCCGTCGTGACCGGCTGGTCCGGAGCCTCGGCGCCTGA